One Oryza sativa Japonica Group chromosome 8, ASM3414082v1 DNA window includes the following coding sequences:
- the LOC4345665 gene encoding probable apyrase 6 isoform X1 gives MRRPNARAHHPRGESQEAAATTLAPPPRPTISSAMGSRRARGRRLLAALLAAAFAVALLLLVPRSPRRRPHEYGVVIDAGSTGSRVHVIAYRSSSSSPASALPRIDWARTASMKAAPGLSSFASDPGGAGRSLAPLLEFARRRVPPESWAETDVRLMATAGLRLLDAAVAEAVLDSCRVLLRGSGFQFQDDWATVISGAEEGMYAWIAANYALGTLGDDSQDTTGIIELGGASVQVTFVTDKPLPPEFSHTLKFGDATYNLYSHSFLQLGQNVAYESLHDMLSTPGHKSMATHLISQAKYRDPCTPRGFSPMEGAVKLPASVLESKVEYRPYAHAVGNFSECRSAALTLLQKGREECRYHECRMGAAFVPDLDGKFLATENFYHTSKFFRLRSKSFLSDLMLAGEKFCRGDWSKIKKEYRSFNEGELLLFCFSSAYIVALLHDTLKVPLDDKRIDVANQIGGVPVDWALGAFIVQKASNQTEYSDSSVPYLNSYYYSGLVPLLFISAVVLFTACSILRGRRSRLKTVYDMEKGRYIITRVRR, from the exons ATGCGCCGCCCCAATGCCCGCGCCCATCACCCGCGTGGCGAAtcgcaggaggcggcggcgacaaccctagctcctcctcctcgtccgaCCATTTCCTCCGCGATGggctcccgccgcgcccgcggccgccgcctcctcgccgccctcctcgccgccgcgttcgcCGTCGCGCTCCTCCTGCTGGTGCCCCgctcgccgcgtcgtcgtccccACGAGTACGGCGTCGTCATCGACGCCGGTAGCACGGGGAGCCGCGTCCACGTCATCGCctaccgctcctcctcctcctcccccgcctccgcgCTCCCGCGGATCGACTGGGCGCGCACGGCGTCGATGAAGGCGGCCCCGGGGCTGTCGTCCTTCGCCTCCGACCCGGGCGGCGCGGGCCGGTCGCTGGCGCCGCTCCTGGAgttcgcgcgccgccgcgtgccgccggAGAGCTGGGCGGAGACCGACGTGCGCCTCATGGCCACCGCGGGGCTCCGGCTGCTCGACGCCGCGGTGGCCGAGGCTGTGTTGGATTCGTGCAGGGTGTTGCTGCGGGGATCGGGGTTCCAGTTCCAGGACGATTGGGCCACCGTGATCTCAG GAGCTGAGGAAGGGATGTATGCATGGATTGCAGCAAATTATGCGCTGGGTACCCTAGGCGATGACTCACAAGATACTACGGGGATAATTGAGCTTGGTGGAGCTTCCGTTCAG GTAACTTTTGTTACGGACAAACCTTTGCCTCCAGAGTTCTCTCATACTCTGAAGTTCGGTGATGCCACATATAATCTGTACAGTCACAGCTTTCTACAACTTGGTCAG AATGTTGCGTACGAATCACTCCATGACATGCTGAGCACACCTGGGCATAAATCAA TGGCAACACATTTAATTTCTCAAGCTAAGTACAGAGATCCTTGCACTCCAAGGGGATTTTCGCCCATGGAGGGAGCAGTTAAACTTCCTGCCAGTGTTCTTGAGTCGAAGGTTGAGTACAGACCTTATGCTCATGCTGTTGGTAACTTCTCCGAATGTAGATCTGCAGCACTAACACTATTGCAGAAAGGAAGAG AGGAATGTAGGTACCATGAATGCCGTATGGGAGCAGCATTTGTACCAGACCTTGATGGGAAATTTTTAGCAACAGAGAATTTCTACCATACTTCCAAG TTCTTTAGGTTGCGTTCTAAGTCTTTTCTTTCTGACCTGATGCTGGCTGGGGAGAAATTTTGCCGAGGAGACTGGTCAAAGATTAAAAAGGAGTACCGTTCTTTCAATGAGGGGGAGCTGCTTCTTTTTTGCTTTTCCTCAGCATATATTGTTGCTTTGCTGCATGATACTCTAAAGGTCCCGCTGGATGATAAGAG GATTGATGTTGCGAATCAAATTGGCGGTGTGCCTGTTGACTGGGCATTGGGTGCTTTCATTGTGCAGAAGGCGTCAAACCAGACAGAGTACTCAGATTCATCAGTTCCATATCTAAACAGCTATTACTATTCTGGGTTGGTTCCACTCCTCTTCATTTCCGCTGTCGTTCTATTTACAGCATGCTCCATCCTGAGGGGGAGAAGATCTCGCCTGAAGACGGTATACGACATGGAGAAAGGCCGGTACATCATAACCAGGGTGAGACGATGA
- the LOC4345665 gene encoding probable apyrase 5 isoform X2, with the protein MRRPNARAHHPRGESQEAAATTLAPPPRPTISSAMGSRRARGRRLLAALLAAAFAVALLLLVPRSPRRRPHEYGVVIDAGSTGSRVHVIAYRSSSSSPASALPRIDWARTASMKAAPGLSSFASDPGGAGRSLAPLLEFARRRVPPESWAETDVRLMATAGLRLLDAAVAEAVLDSCRVLLRGSGFQFQDDWATVISGAEEGMYAWIAANYALGTLGDDSQDTTGIIELGGASVQVTFVTDKPLPPEFSHTLKFGDATYNLYSHSFLQLGQNVAYESLHDMLSTPGHKSMATHLISQAKYRDPCTPRGFSPMEGAVKLPASVLESKVEYRPYAHAVGNFSECRSAALTLLQKGREECRYHECRMGAAFVPDLDGKFLATENFYHTSKFFRLRSKSFLSDLMLAGEKFCRGDWSKIKKEYRSFNEGELLLFCFSSAYIVALLHDTLKVPLDDKRIDVANQIGGVPVDWALGAFIVQKASNQTDMLHPEGEKISPEDGIRHGERPVHHNQGETMSLARRRWDLVELLRWGASDRVCKFS; encoded by the exons ATGCGCCGCCCCAATGCCCGCGCCCATCACCCGCGTGGCGAAtcgcaggaggcggcggcgacaaccctagctcctcctcctcgtccgaCCATTTCCTCCGCGATGggctcccgccgcgcccgcggccgccgcctcctcgccgccctcctcgccgccgcgttcgcCGTCGCGCTCCTCCTGCTGGTGCCCCgctcgccgcgtcgtcgtccccACGAGTACGGCGTCGTCATCGACGCCGGTAGCACGGGGAGCCGCGTCCACGTCATCGCctaccgctcctcctcctcctcccccgcctccgcgCTCCCGCGGATCGACTGGGCGCGCACGGCGTCGATGAAGGCGGCCCCGGGGCTGTCGTCCTTCGCCTCCGACCCGGGCGGCGCGGGCCGGTCGCTGGCGCCGCTCCTGGAgttcgcgcgccgccgcgtgccgccggAGAGCTGGGCGGAGACCGACGTGCGCCTCATGGCCACCGCGGGGCTCCGGCTGCTCGACGCCGCGGTGGCCGAGGCTGTGTTGGATTCGTGCAGGGTGTTGCTGCGGGGATCGGGGTTCCAGTTCCAGGACGATTGGGCCACCGTGATCTCAG GAGCTGAGGAAGGGATGTATGCATGGATTGCAGCAAATTATGCGCTGGGTACCCTAGGCGATGACTCACAAGATACTACGGGGATAATTGAGCTTGGTGGAGCTTCCGTTCAG GTAACTTTTGTTACGGACAAACCTTTGCCTCCAGAGTTCTCTCATACTCTGAAGTTCGGTGATGCCACATATAATCTGTACAGTCACAGCTTTCTACAACTTGGTCAG AATGTTGCGTACGAATCACTCCATGACATGCTGAGCACACCTGGGCATAAATCAA TGGCAACACATTTAATTTCTCAAGCTAAGTACAGAGATCCTTGCACTCCAAGGGGATTTTCGCCCATGGAGGGAGCAGTTAAACTTCCTGCCAGTGTTCTTGAGTCGAAGGTTGAGTACAGACCTTATGCTCATGCTGTTGGTAACTTCTCCGAATGTAGATCTGCAGCACTAACACTATTGCAGAAAGGAAGAG AGGAATGTAGGTACCATGAATGCCGTATGGGAGCAGCATTTGTACCAGACCTTGATGGGAAATTTTTAGCAACAGAGAATTTCTACCATACTTCCAAG TTCTTTAGGTTGCGTTCTAAGTCTTTTCTTTCTGACCTGATGCTGGCTGGGGAGAAATTTTGCCGAGGAGACTGGTCAAAGATTAAAAAGGAGTACCGTTCTTTCAATGAGGGGGAGCTGCTTCTTTTTTGCTTTTCCTCAGCATATATTGTTGCTTTGCTGCATGATACTCTAAAGGTCCCGCTGGATGATAAGAG GATTGATGTTGCGAATCAAATTGGCGGTGTGCCTGTTGACTGGGCATTGGGTGCTTTCATTGTGCAGAAGGCGTCAAACCAGACAGA CATGCTCCATCCTGAGGGGGAGAAGATCTCGCCTGAAGACGGTATACGACATGGAGAAAGGCCGGTACATCATAACCAGGGTGAGACGATGAGCCTTGCGCGTCGTCGCTGGGATTTGGTGGAGCTCCTGCGGTGGGGTGCCAGTGATCGTGTTTGTAAATTCTCGTAG